Proteins from one Bacteroidota bacterium genomic window:
- a CDS encoding aldo/keto reductase, whose product MRYKLLGRSGLRVSEICLGTMTFGEEWGYGANSAETEKIFNTYLEAGGNFIDTANRYTDGTSEKLLGELIKKSGKRNELIIASKYSLIVKMDDGINASGNHRKNMMQSVDESLQRLGLESLDIFYLHAWDYTTHIEEVLRAMDDLVSSGKVMYVAISDTPAWIVSRANAIADLRGWNPFVALQIEYSLLQRSVERELIPMANALDLAVVAWAPIAGGALTGKYLKENDDPKRLKEHSKRLSEKNMEIAKTVVAIAKELNKQPSQIAIAWVMQQGNNIIPIAGARNAEQLHENLMATEVEFTKEQLERLDEVSKIELGFPHDFLNGAGIRNVLYGGQIDNISLHRKGF is encoded by the coding sequence ATGCGATACAAATTATTAGGAAGAAGCGGACTTCGTGTTTCAGAAATTTGTCTGGGTACAATGACCTTTGGTGAAGAATGGGGCTATGGTGCAAATAGTGCGGAGACAGAAAAAATATTTAATACGTATTTAGAAGCCGGAGGAAATTTTATTGATACTGCAAACAGATATACAGATGGAACCAGTGAAAAGTTGTTAGGAGAACTGATAAAAAAATCTGGTAAGCGGAATGAATTAATTATTGCCTCCAAATATTCTCTTATTGTGAAAATGGATGATGGTATTAATGCAAGTGGCAATCATCGAAAAAATATGATGCAATCTGTAGATGAAAGTTTACAACGTTTGGGTTTAGAATCCTTAGATATTTTTTATTTGCATGCCTGGGATTATACAACACATATAGAAGAAGTATTGCGTGCAATGGATGATCTTGTTAGCTCCGGTAAGGTAATGTATGTTGCAATTTCGGATACACCGGCATGGATAGTTTCTCGTGCAAATGCAATTGCTGATTTGCGGGGATGGAATCCATTTGTTGCATTGCAAATTGAATATTCATTATTACAAAGAAGTGTGGAACGTGAATTAATTCCAATGGCAAATGCACTTGATCTTGCGGTTGTTGCATGGGCGCCAATTGCAGGTGGTGCATTGACAGGAAAATATTTAAAAGAAAATGATGATCCGAAACGTTTAAAGGAACACAGCAAACGATTGAGTGAAAAGAATATGGAAATTGCAAAAACAGTGGTGGCGATTGCAAAGGAATTAAATAAACAACCATCGCAAATTGCAATCGCATGGGTAATGCAACAGGGAAATAATATTATCCCGATTGCAGGTGCAAGAAATGCAGAACAATTGCATGAAAATTTGATGGCAACAGAAGTAGAATTCACAAAAGAACAATTAGAGAGATTGGATGAAGTGAGTAAAATTGAATTGGGTTTTCCGCATGATTTTTTAAATGGTGCCGGAATAAGAAATGTTTTATACGGCGGACAAATTGATAATATTTCATTGCATAGAAAAGGATTTTAA
- a CDS encoding AI-2E family transporter has translation MPLSITALKQRNILILIIIIFIGIFIALELVGILGGLLGAIIIYVIFRPLNIYLQEKRKWNKGLSTALILFLSFVCIIIPIFFLIKLISNRVIFYINNPEITEEILKNIDRFATEKLNEPDLINETITNLKAGAAALFGSIVNGAANTFVQILVMYFTLYFTMKNFRQFENGLVHYLPFIKSNSVRIGNELRNMTYSNILGQGLIAIIQGTLLGIGFLIFGIPEPVFWGVIGTFLSMIPMFGAPLIFIPAGLIELSNGNSIAGIGIIVYGYLIVTTIDNFIRMAIGRKIANTHPLITIIGVVIGIPLFGILGILYGPLMLSLFIILINIYTSNKVEIEKLEGDENNL, from the coding sequence ATGCCACTTAGCATTACAGCGTTAAAACAAAGAAATATCCTTATATTAATTATTATCATTTTCATAGGAATATTCATTGCATTGGAATTGGTGGGAATATTAGGTGGTTTGTTAGGTGCAATAATTATTTATGTCATCTTTCGTCCGTTAAATATTTATCTACAGGAAAAAAGAAAATGGAACAAAGGTTTATCAACTGCATTAATTCTGTTTCTTTCCTTTGTGTGTATTATTATACCCATCTTTTTTCTTATAAAACTTATTTCCAACAGGGTTATTTTTTATATCAACAATCCTGAAATTACCGAGGAAATATTAAAAAATATAGACCGGTTTGCAACTGAAAAATTAAATGAACCCGATCTTATTAATGAAACAATTACTAATTTAAAAGCTGGAGCTGCTGCTTTATTCGGTTCTATTGTTAACGGCGCTGCAAATACATTTGTCCAGATCCTCGTGATGTATTTTACTTTATATTTTACCATGAAAAACTTCAGGCAATTTGAAAACGGTCTCGTGCATTACTTACCTTTTATAAAATCAAATTCTGTAAGAATAGGAAATGAATTACGCAATATGACCTATTCAAATATTTTAGGTCAGGGGCTGATTGCAATTATTCAGGGAACACTCTTGGGAATCGGATTTTTAATATTCGGTATTCCGGAACCGGTATTTTGGGGCGTAATTGGAACATTCTTATCCATGATACCCATGTTTGGAGCTCCTCTTATTTTCATACCGGCAGGTCTCATTGAATTATCAAATGGAAATTCAATTGCAGGAATTGGGATCATTGTTTATGGTTACTTAATTGTAACAACCATAGATAATTTTATTCGTATGGCAATCGGAAGAAAAATTGCAAACACCCATCCTTTGATCACGATTATAGGTGTTGTTATAGGAATTCCTTTGTTTGGAATACTCGGAATATTATATGGCCCACTTATGTTGAGTCTATTTATTATTCTTATAAATATTTACACCTCCAATAAAGTAGAAATTGAAAAATTGGAAGGTGACGAAAATAATTTGTAA
- a CDS encoding VWA domain-containing protein: MLGNRFSKYIEQLKSTFDTLFDLFKELLVYTSGDVTEALDWLNQIDEQYKITTAEYGMGDFIQELKDRGYLKEEQEGGVGMVPTAKMEQTIRKTSLEQIFGKLKKSTQGQHKTSFTGTGDENSADRRSYQYGDSSDQIDFTDSIKNAYINHGIDEFKMYDDDIVVVEKEYKAQTSTVLMIDVSHSMILYGEDRITPAKKVAMALSELITTKFPKDTLDIIAFGDDAWQIEIKDLPYLQVGPYHTNTVAGLELALDILRRRKNPNKQIFMITDGKPTCIIRNGKYYKNSFGIDQIILNKTLNLAAYCRRMGIRITTFMIAKDPYLQRFVEEFTKVNQGKAFYTSLKGLGDYIFEDYERNRRRNVR, translated from the coding sequence ATGCTGGGCAATCGTTTTTCAAAATATATAGAACAACTTAAATCAACTTTTGATACACTGTTTGATTTATTCAAAGAACTGTTGGTTTATACTTCGGGTGATGTTACAGAAGCCTTGGATTGGCTGAATCAAATTGATGAGCAATATAAAATCACAACAGCAGAATATGGTATGGGTGATTTTATTCAGGAATTAAAAGATCGTGGATATTTAAAAGAAGAACAGGAAGGTGGAGTAGGAATGGTGCCAACTGCAAAAATGGAACAGACCATTCGCAAAACTTCTCTTGAACAAATTTTTGGTAAGCTGAAAAAATCAACACAAGGTCAACATAAAACTTCTTTCACAGGAACAGGTGATGAAAATAGTGCAGATCGCAGAAGCTATCAATACGGTGATTCATCAGATCAGATTGATTTTACTGACTCCATTAAAAATGCATACATCAATCACGGTATTGATGAATTTAAAATGTATGATGATGATATTGTAGTTGTAGAAAAAGAATATAAAGCACAAACTTCTACCGTGTTAATGATTGATGTTTCGCACTCCATGATTTTATATGGTGAAGATAGAATTACACCGGCGAAAAAAGTGGCAATGGCATTGAGTGAATTGATTACTACTAAATTTCCAAAAGATACTTTAGACATTATTGCTTTTGGTGATGATGCATGGCAGATTGAAATTAAAGATTTACCGTATTTACAAGTAGGACCTTATCATACAAATACAGTTGCAGGTTTAGAATTAGCATTGGATATTTTGCGTAGAAGAAAAAATCCGAACAAACAAATATTTATGATTACGGATGGCAAACCCACTTGTATTATCCGCAATGGAAAATATTATAAAAATAGTTTTGGAATTGATCAAATCATTTTAAACAAAACATTAAATCTTGCTGCTTACTGTAGAAGAATGGGAATTCGCATTACTACATTTATGATTGCAAAAGATCCGTACTTACAAAGGTTTGTAGAAGAGTTTACAAAGGTGAATCAGGGCAAAGCATTTTATACCAGTTTGAAAGGATTGGGTGATTATATATTTGAAGATTACGAACGCAATCGCCGCCGCAATGTGCGATAA
- a CDS encoding CTP synthase produces MKSNCKYIFVTGGVTSSLGKGIFSASLARLLQGHGLRVTIQKFDPYINVDPGTLNPYEHGECYVTDDGAETDLDLGHYERFLGVETSQANNVTTGAVYQTVINRERAGDYLGKTVQVIPHITDEIQRRMLLLGESDKYDIVITEIGGTVGDIESLPYIEAVRQLKWKLGHTRCIIIHLTLIPFLASAGELKTKPTQHSVKLLLESGIQADILVCRTEHPLTKELRRKLALFCNVNINAVIEAIDVKTIYDVPLSLLKENLDDIVLAKLKLPHHGEPDLTTWKEFLSRLKNPTKTVKIALVGKYVELQDAYKSILESFIHAGAENECKIEVSYIQSEFITPENVQEKIGDMDGILVAPGFGERGIEGKITAIQFVRENNIPFFGICLGMQCCVVEFARNVLKMEDAHSTEMNAKTKYPVIDKMEEQKEVVDMGGTMRLGAYDCKIFKKTHAYEAYKSQSISERHRHRYEFNNTYLKDFEAAGMMATGLNPQQNLIEIVELKNHPWFVGVQFHPELKSKVEQPHPLFVEFVKAAIQHKENPQSADLITSKHRAKLQA; encoded by the coding sequence ATGAAATCAAATTGTAAGTACATTTTCGTTACGGGTGGCGTAACTTCTTCCTTAGGCAAAGGCATCTTTTCCGCATCATTAGCAAGACTTCTGCAAGGCCACGGACTCCGTGTTACCATTCAGAAATTCGATCCTTATATCAATGTGGACCCGGGAACATTAAATCCGTATGAACACGGCGAATGTTACGTTACCGATGATGGTGCTGAAACAGATTTAGATCTTGGACATTATGAAAGATTTCTGGGTGTGGAAACATCACAAGCAAATAATGTTACTACAGGTGCAGTATATCAAACTGTAATTAATCGAGAACGTGCAGGAGATTATCTCGGTAAAACTGTGCAGGTAATTCCACATATTACCGACGAGATTCAACGTCGTATGTTGTTGTTGGGTGAAAGTGATAAGTACGATATTGTAATTACTGAAATTGGAGGTACTGTTGGTGATATTGAATCACTTCCTTACATAGAAGCAGTGCGTCAATTGAAATGGAAATTAGGCCATACTCGTTGCATAATTATTCACCTTACATTAATTCCGTTTTTAGCATCGGCAGGAGAATTAAAAACAAAACCAACACAACACTCAGTTAAATTATTATTAGAATCCGGAATACAAGCAGATATACTTGTATGCAGAACAGAACATCCGCTTACAAAAGAATTGCGCAGAAAACTCGCCTTGTTTTGTAACGTAAATATCAATGCAGTAATAGAAGCTATTGATGTGAAAACTATTTATGATGTACCTCTGAGTTTGTTGAAAGAAAATCTGGATGATATTGTTTTGGCAAAATTAAAATTGCCGCATCATGGCGAGCCGGATTTAACTACATGGAAAGAATTTTTAAGTCGTTTAAAAAATCCAACGAAAACAGTAAAAATTGCTTTAGTTGGAAAGTATGTGGAATTGCAGGATGCGTATAAATCTATATTAGAATCTTTTATTCATGCAGGTGCAGAAAATGAATGTAAAATAGAGGTGAGTTACATCCAATCAGAATTTATTACACCGGAAAATGTGCAAGAAAAAATCGGTGATATGGATGGAATTTTGGTAGCACCCGGATTTGGTGAAAGAGGTATTGAAGGGAAAATTACCGCCATTCAATTTGTACGTGAAAATAATATTCCTTTCTTTGGTATATGTCTCGGTATGCAGTGTTGTGTAGTTGAATTTGCACGCAATGTGTTGAAAATGGAGGATGCGCATTCCACTGAAATGAATGCGAAAACAAAATATCCGGTGATTGATAAAATGGAAGAACAAAAGGAAGTGGTGGATATGGGTGGTACGATGCGTCTCGGTGCTTATGATTGCAAAATATTTAAAAAGACACATGCGTATGAAGCTTATAAATCTCAATCCATAAGTGAACGCCATCGCCATCGCTACGAATTCAATAATACTTATCTGAAAGATTTTGAAGCGGCAGGAATGATGGCAACGGGTTTAAATCCACAACAGAATTTAATTGAAATTGTAGAATTAAAAAATCATCCTTGGTTTGTAGGTGTGCAGTTTCATCCTGAATTAAAAAGCAAAGTGGAGCAGCCGCATCCGTTGTTTGTTGAATTTGTAAAGGCAGCTATCCAACATAAAGAAAATCCACAATCTGCGGATTTAATTACTTCAAAACACAGAGCAAAACTGCAAGCATAG
- the yidC gene encoding membrane protein insertase YidC, with translation MDRNTIIGFVLLGALFIGYLTIQSRISQKARVQEVMQQDSIRVAQEMRIADSLQIIKNERIAWAKAHADSTITTDSLSETELLNLYDTLSTTQPVIISEKDTTQKYTGPFAESMQGEKELIVLENDKLQITFDNKGGDIERVQLKDYKQYDGGPLYLVNGEHNYFNYTFYYDNDKLLNTDSLYFNVLENIPGKSITFRASAGEGKYFDQIYSFNDTSYLVDYKIKLTGFNNVIPANLAFMKLNWQNDMQEQEKNIKYERQYSKFYFSYKNGDLDYKSSNGNIDFDATVKWLSCQQQFFNTTLIAKNGFDNQGNMSIYSDEEDTTAFVKRCNAELFITFNNQSQFEVPMQWYFAPNKYSELKELGIGLEDIIPTGTSIFRVINRWVVIPLFNFLGGFLNNYGLIIFLMTLIIKIALTPLTYRSYLSMAKMRVLQPEIAEMKEKLKDDQAKMGQEQLKLFRKAGVNPLGGCIPTLLSMPILIALFRFFPGAIELRQQSFLWADDLSSYDDIIHWSADIPFIGSHLSIFCVLMTLSSILYMRMNMTQASGLTKEMRWVQYMMPVFFLFFLNNSPAGLTYYYFVSNMVTFGQQWGIRRFLINDETIHAQIQENKTKPVKKSKFAQRLEDAMKQQEAMRKGKKK, from the coding sequence ATGGATCGTAATACAATTATTGGATTTGTGTTGCTCGGCGCATTGTTTATCGGGTATCTCACTATACAAAGTAGAATTTCACAAAAGGCAAGGGTGCAGGAAGTGATGCAACAGGATAGTATTCGTGTTGCACAAGAGATGCGCATAGCCGATAGTCTCCAGATTATTAAAAATGAAAGAATTGCCTGGGCAAAAGCGCATGCAGATTCTACAATTACTACAGACTCACTTTCTGAAACTGAATTGCTGAACTTGTATGATACATTAAGTACAACGCAACCTGTTATTATTTCCGAAAAAGATACCACTCAAAAATATACCGGGCCGTTTGCAGAATCCATGCAAGGTGAAAAAGAATTAATTGTTTTAGAGAATGATAAATTGCAAATCACTTTTGACAATAAAGGTGGTGATATAGAAAGAGTACAATTGAAGGATTACAAACAATACGATGGCGGTCCTTTGTATTTGGTAAATGGAGAACACAATTATTTTAATTATACTTTTTATTATGACAACGATAAATTATTAAATACCGATAGTCTCTATTTTAATGTACTTGAAAATATTCCGGGTAAGTCAATTACGTTTCGTGCAAGCGCAGGTGAAGGAAAATATTTTGATCAGATTTATTCCTTCAACGATACAAGTTATTTGGTTGATTATAAAATAAAACTCACCGGTTTTAATAATGTGATTCCTGCAAATCTTGCTTTTATGAAACTCAATTGGCAGAATGATATGCAGGAGCAGGAAAAAAATATTAAATACGAGCGACAGTATTCTAAATTTTATTTCAGTTATAAAAACGGCGATTTAGATTATAAATCCTCGAATGGAAACATAGATTTTGATGCAACAGTAAAATGGTTGAGTTGTCAGCAGCAATTTTTTAATACTACACTCATTGCTAAAAATGGTTTTGATAATCAGGGTAACATGAGTATTTACTCTGATGAAGAAGACACAACAGCTTTTGTAAAAAGATGTAATGCTGAATTATTTATCACCTTCAATAATCAATCGCAATTTGAAGTACCGATGCAATGGTATTTCGCACCAAACAAATATTCGGAGTTAAAAGAACTTGGTATTGGTCTGGAAGATATTATTCCTACAGGCACCAGTATTTTTCGTGTAATAAATCGTTGGGTAGTTATACCATTATTTAATTTCCTCGGTGGATTTTTAAATAATTATGGGTTAATTATTTTCTTGATGACGCTCATTATTAAAATCGCATTAACTCCACTTACTTATCGCTCCTATTTATCCATGGCAAAAATGCGGGTGTTGCAACCTGAGATTGCAGAGATGAAAGAAAAGCTGAAAGATGATCAGGCGAAGATGGGGCAAGAGCAATTAAAATTGTTTAGAAAGGCTGGAGTAAATCCATTGGGTGGTTGTATTCCTACTTTACTTTCTATGCCTATCCTCATTGCCTTATTCCGATTCTTTCCGGGAGCTATTGAATTACGTCAGCAATCATTTTTATGGGCAGATGATTTATCCAGTTATGATGATATTATTCATTGGAGTGCCGACATTCCATTTATAGGAAGTCACCTCAGTATTTTTTGTGTACTGATGACGCTCTCTTCCATTTTATATATGCGCATGAACATGACGCAAGCATCCGGACTTACAAAAGAAATGCGTTGGGTGCAATATATGATGCCTGTTTTCTTTTTATTCTTCCTGAATAATTCACCAGCCGGATTAACCTATTATTATTTCGTAAGTAATATGGTAACCTTCGGACAACAATGGGGTATTCGTCGCTTCTTAATAAATGATGAAACCATTCATGCACAAATACAGGAAAACAAAACGAAGCCAGTGAAAAAATCAAAATTTGCACAGCGATTAGAAGATGCAATGAAGCAGCAAGAAGCAATGCGAAAAGGGAAGAAGAAATAA
- a CDS encoding magnesium chelatase has translation MNTTEITTLAQLKKSGYKPLPIKEELRKNLVKKLRKGEKLFESIYGFEHTVIPDIERAILSRHNIILLGLRGQAKTRIARLLVDLLDEYIPVITGSELNDDPLQPVSRFGNDLVAQMGDDTPVSWLHRSERYTEKLATPDVSVADLIGDVDPIKAANLKVPYSDERVIHFGLIPRSHRCIFVINELPDLQARIQVALFNILQEGDIQIRGFKVRLHLDMQFIFTANPEDYTNRGSIITPLKDRIESQILTHYPKDILVSKKITEQEAAIHPEQSIVQLNDLAEDLIEQIAFEARQNEFVDQKSGVSARMTITAKENLVSAAERRCLMNGEKKTFVRVSDFWGVIPSITGKLELVYEGEQEGPFIVALNLIGKAIRSQFVKYFPAPEKSKKIKQEKKAGPYKEIVDWFIEGNQLDILNDITEKEYRKNLDAVPGLKHLVEKKFPNIEIAEKYFMMEFVLHGLSEYSMLSKGLLHDGTQFRDLFSSVFTGETMSDDDFDLDNL, from the coding sequence ATGAATACAACTGAAATTACAACACTCGCACAATTAAAAAAATCGGGATATAAGCCACTTCCAATAAAAGAAGAGTTGCGGAAAAATCTGGTAAAGAAATTACGCAAAGGCGAAAAATTATTTGAATCTATTTATGGATTTGAACATACGGTAATTCCGGATATTGAACGAGCAATTTTATCAAGACATAATATTATTTTGTTAGGATTGCGTGGTCAGGCTAAAACACGTATCGCAAGATTATTAGTTGATTTATTGGATGAATATATTCCTGTAATTACCGGCAGCGAATTAAATGATGATCCACTACAACCTGTATCCAGATTTGGAAATGATTTAGTTGCGCAAATGGGCGACGATACTCCTGTGAGTTGGTTACATCGTTCGGAACGTTACACAGAAAAATTAGCAACACCAGATGTATCTGTTGCTGATTTAATTGGTGATGTAGATCCGATTAAAGCAGCAAATTTAAAAGTGCCTTATTCCGATGAACGTGTTATTCATTTTGGATTAATTCCAAGATCGCATCGTTGCATTTTTGTTATTAATGAATTACCTGATTTGCAAGCGAGAATACAAGTGGCCTTGTTTAATATTTTGCAGGAAGGTGATATTCAGATTCGTGGTTTTAAAGTGAGATTGCATTTAGATATGCAATTTATATTTACTGCAAATCCGGAAGACTATACAAATCGTGGTTCTATAATTACGCCGTTAAAGGATAGAATTGAAAGTCAGATTTTGACACACTATCCAAAAGATATTCTGGTCTCAAAAAAAATTACAGAACAAGAAGCAGCAATTCATCCTGAACAATCTATTGTGCAATTAAATGATTTGGCAGAAGATTTAATTGAGCAAATTGCATTTGAAGCCAGACAAAATGAATTTGTGGATCAGAAAAGTGGAGTGTCTGCAAGGATGACAATTACTGCAAAAGAAAATTTAGTGAGCGCTGCGGAAAGAAGATGTTTGATGAATGGCGAAAAGAAAACGTTTGTACGTGTCTCAGATTTTTGGGGAGTGATTCCTTCCATTACCGGGAAATTGGAATTAGTTTATGAAGGCGAACAGGAAGGTCCTTTTATTGTCGCATTAAATTTAATCGGCAAAGCAATTCGAAGTCAATTTGTAAAATATTTTCCTGCTCCGGAGAAATCAAAAAAGATAAAGCAAGAAAAAAAAGCAGGACCATATAAGGAAATTGTAGATTGGTTTATTGAGGGCAATCAATTAGATATTTTAAACGATATCACTGAAAAAGAATATCGCAAAAATTTAGATGCAGTTCCGGGCTTGAAGCATTTGGTGGAGAAAAAATTTCCAAATATTGAAATTGCAGAAAAGTATTTTATGATGGAATTTGTATTACATGGATTAAGTGAATATTCTATGTTGAGTAAAGGATTGTTGCATGATGGTACACAATTCAGAGATTTATTTTCCAGTGTATTCACAGGCGAAACAATGAGTGATGATGACTTTGATCTTGATAACTTGTAA
- a CDS encoding M20/M25/M40 family metallo-hydrolase, translating to MKKIYFAVFSMLLSIQMYAQESDSTIIRNIYTEILYNGKCYEWLHDLCKDVGHRLSGSPQADMAVRWAKETLDDEGFDKVWLQEVMVPRWVRGQKEYAEIIGVGQVEVLALGNSIATPEDGIQAQVIEVHNFDELQKIGAENIKGKIVFFNHYWEHEYINTFESYSPCVEYRWKGPSEAAKYGAIAVVVRSVGSAKDEFPHTGSMRYLDENKKIPAVAISTLDAELLSATLTEFPKTEFKLLTWCKFLPDVKSYNVIAEITGSEFPNEVITVGGHLDSWDVGEGAHDDGAGCVQSMEVLRTIKALGIKPKRTIRCVLFMNEENGNRGGHAYADWAKTTNEKHIAAMESDAGGYSPRGFTIEDDSDAIVQIFTDLKPLFLPYGVYYIQRGYGGTDIGPLKELGTTLIGLVPDSQRYMDIHHTANDTFDKVNKRELSLGAATMTSVVWWISENGIE from the coding sequence ATGAAAAAAATATATTTTGCTGTTTTCTCTATGTTGCTATCCATCCAAATGTATGCACAAGAATCTGATTCAACAATTATTCGAAATATTTATACTGAAATATTATATAATGGTAAATGCTATGAGTGGCTACATGATTTATGTAAAGATGTTGGTCATCGTTTAAGTGGTTCGCCGCAAGCGGATATGGCAGTGCGCTGGGCTAAAGAAACTTTGGATGATGAAGGATTTGATAAAGTGTGGTTACAGGAAGTGATGGTACCTCGCTGGGTGCGTGGACAAAAAGAATATGCTGAAATTATTGGTGTCGGACAAGTAGAAGTGTTGGCCTTGGGTAATTCAATAGCAACACCGGAAGATGGTATTCAGGCACAAGTAATTGAAGTACATAATTTCGATGAATTGCAAAAAATCGGTGCCGAAAATATTAAAGGCAAGATTGTTTTTTTTAATCACTATTGGGAGCATGAATACATCAATACTTTTGAAAGTTATAGTCCTTGTGTAGAGTATCGTTGGAAGGGGCCGAGTGAAGCTGCGAAATATGGAGCAATAGCTGTAGTAGTTAGAAGTGTTGGTTCGGCAAAGGATGAATTTCCACATACAGGCAGCATGCGCTATTTAGATGAGAATAAAAAAATTCCCGCAGTTGCTATCAGCACATTAGATGCAGAATTATTAAGTGCAACATTAACTGAATTCCCTAAAACAGAATTCAAACTTTTAACATGGTGTAAATTTTTACCTGATGTAAAATCTTATAATGTAATTGCAGAAATAACAGGTAGTGAATTTCCAAATGAAGTAATAACTGTTGGTGGACATTTAGATAGTTGGGATGTGGGTGAAGGTGCACATGATGATGGCGCAGGATGCGTGCAAAGTATGGAAGTATTGCGTACAATAAAAGCTTTAGGAATAAAACCAAAACGCACTATAAGATGTGTGTTGTTTATGAATGAAGAAAATGGAAATCGTGGTGGCCATGCTTACGCTGATTGGGCGAAGACAACAAATGAAAAACATATTGCAGCAATGGAAAGTGATGCAGGTGGATATTCACCAAGAGGATTTACTATTGAAGATGATAGTGATGCAATTGTACAAATATTTACTGATCTGAAACCTTTATTTCTTCCTTATGGTGTGTATTATATTCAGCGAGGATATGGTGGAACAGATATCGGTCCGTTAAAGGAATTAGGTACTACATTAATCGGTTTAGTACCCGATTCGCAACGCTATATGGATATTCACCACACTGCAAACGATACATTCGATAAAGTGAATAAACGTGAACTGAGTTTAGGTGCTGCAACTATGACATCTGTGGTTTGGTGGATTAGCGAGAATGGAATTGAGTAG
- a CDS encoding dihydroorotase encodes MNYLIKNAQIVNEGKIISSDVFIKNERIERIDPNISVKEKVEIIDAAGLFLMPGIIDDQVHFREPGLTHKEDIYHGSKAAVAGGVTSFMDMPNVKPPSLTQDLLQQRYEIASRTSLANYSFYMGVSNDNVEEVLKTNPETVCGIKIFMGASTGNMLVDDEHVLVQIFKNAPTLIATHCEDEQTIQKNLKQFEENYGDNIPVEYHPVIRNEEACLISSTLASGLAKRFDTRLHILHISTADEIALFDNTIPLKDKRLTAEVCVHHLFFDADDYEKLGSRIKWNPAVKDKKHKPQLLNALLDNHFDVIATDHAPHTIEEKSNPYTTCPSGAPMVQHSINIMMQFYNEGKISLEKIAEKMSHNVATCFRIKERGFIREGYYADMYLLDTQKQWRVTKENILYKCGWSPLENYTMHGKVEQTFVSGKRVYNSGIFDEAVRGKRMGFFKL; translated from the coding sequence ATGAATTATCTGATAAAAAATGCGCAAATAGTTAATGAAGGAAAAATTATTTCTTCTGATGTGTTTATAAAAAATGAACGAATTGAACGTATTGATCCGAATATTTCTGTTAAAGAAAAAGTGGAAATTATTGATGCTGCGGGTTTATTTCTTATGCCGGGAATTATTGATGATCAGGTGCATTTTCGTGAACCGGGTCTTACGCATAAAGAAGATATTTATCATGGTTCTAAAGCGGCTGTTGCCGGTGGTGTAACTTCTTTTATGGATATGCCCAATGTAAAACCGCCTTCGCTTACTCAGGATTTATTGCAACAGCGTTATGAAATTGCATCACGCACTTCGCTTGCCAATTATTCTTTCTATATGGGTGTGAGCAATGATAATGTGGAAGAAGTTTTAAAAACAAATCCGGAAACTGTTTGTGGTATAAAAATATTTATGGGTGCATCCACAGGAAATATGTTAGTGGATGATGAACATGTGTTAGTGCAAATATTTAAAAATGCACCTACATTAATTGCAACACATTGTGAGGATGAACAAACAATTCAAAAAAATTTAAAACAGTTTGAAGAAAATTACGGTGATAATATTCCTGTAGAATATCACCCTGTAATTCGCAATGAAGAAGCTTGTTTAATTTCCTCCACTCTTGCCTCCGGACTTGCAAAAAGATTTGACACACGTTTGCATATTTTACACATCAGCACCGCCGATGAAATTGCGTTGTTTGATAATACCATTCCATTAAAAGATAAAAGATTAACTGCTGAAGTATGTGTGCATCATTTATTTTTTGATGCGGATGATTATGAAAAACTCGGTAGTAGAATAAAATGGAATCCGGCAGTAAAAGATAAAAAGCATAAACCGCAATTATTAAATGCATTATTAGATAATCATTTTGATGTAATAGCAACCGACCATGCGCCGCATACAATAGAAGAAAAATCAAATCCTTATACAACATGTCCATCGGGTGCGCCAATGGTGCAACACAGCATAAACATCATGATGCAATTTTATAATGAAGGAAAAATATCATTGGAAAAAATTGCAGAAAAAATGAGTCATAATGTAGCAACCTGTTTCCGCATAAAAGAAAGAGGATTTATTCGTGAAGGATATTATGCTGATATGTATTTATTAGACACACAAAAACAATGGCGGGTTACCAAAGAAAATATTTTATACAAATGCGGTTGGAGTCCATTAGAAAATTATACTATGCATGGCAAAGTAGAACAAACATTTGTCAGCGGCAAACGAGTTTATAATAGTGGCATTTTTGATGAAGCGGTGAGAGGGAAAAGGATGGGGTTTTTTAAATTGTAG